AGCACCCTCGGAAGTAGTGGATCTGGAAACCTGGGCACAGGACCTGCCGAGTGAACATGGCAAGACCATCGTAAAAACACCTGAAATGGAGCTTGCTCGGCTGGTGTTCCCGGCGGGTGAGGAATTCGCAGATCACCAGGTATCAGGACCCATTGTGGTTCAATGCATAAAGGGTGAGATCGCGTTTTCTGCGATGGGGGCGACGCGAACGCTCAAACCTGGCCAGCTGCTGTACTTGCGGCCCGGCGAACCACACGCCATTCGAGCCATCACGGATGCGATCGTTTTACTGACTATCATCTTCAAGGTTGAGTAATTAACATAGTAAATTCAGGTTGTTATC
The Gammaproteobacteria bacterium genome window above contains:
- a CDS encoding cupin domain-containing protein — encoded protein: MATHHAAPSEVVDLETWAQDLPSEHGKTIVKTPEMELARLVFPAGEEFADHQVSGPIVVQCIKGEIAFSAMGATRTLKPGQLLYLRPGEPHAIRAITDAIVLLTIIFKVE